CACTTCGGATACGGCCATCGAAATCCCCTTTCCTGAAAACACGGCGAGCACGGTGGCTGCGCAGGCGGAGGATGAACTGATCGGCACCTTGAAAGTGGAGGAACTGGTTTACACCCTGTCCGATGAACAGTTGAGCGTGCTCGAAGAAAAACTGGAAAATTTCAAGCTATAAATCGAAAGCGAGGCGAAAAGATATTTATGAAAAAACTTAAACCCCGAAAGTGGATGGCCTTTCTCGGCTTGGCAATTCTCTTTGCATGGGTCGGGACCCAAGACCTCTCCGCCCAAAGACGGATGCGGGATCGGCCTTTTGCCGACCCCTCCCGCCGGGCCGAGCGGTTCGATATGCTGATGAAGCTGAAGCTGGTGGAGGCGCTCGATTTGTCTTCGGAACAGGGGGATAAATTCCTGCCGGTTTTCAACCAATACCGCCAGAAAACCCAGCGGCTTTTGCGCGCTCGCGGCGAGCTGATGCGAGATTTGTCCCGCCATGTTCGCCTCAAAATGGGGGCTTTGGAGGAGGGGGAAGAGAACGGGGAACTTTCCGAGCGGGAATTGAAGGAACGGCTGGCCCGGCTCGGTGAACTCCGCCGCCAGCAGGAGGTCAACCGGGAGGAGTTTTACCAGAGTGCCGGCCGGACCCTTTCCACCGAGCAATTGGCCCGGCTAATTGTATTTGAAGAACGGTTTGCGCGCGAAATCGTGCGAAATCTGCCCAACCCATAACGAACAGGAGGAAGAGAAATGAGACGACTACTCGTAGCAACAACCGTCACGGCCTTGGTGTTAGGCCTCACTTTGACCGCCTTGGCTCAACGCAAGAAAGTCAAGACCGAGGAATCGAAAATGAAGGCCGAGCTCAAGCTTTCGGATGAGCAGAAACAGAAATTGCAGAGCATTCACCGCCAGTCGGCCAAGGAGCGGATTCGGCTGAACGCGGAGAGACAAATCGCCCATATCGAACTCTCGGAGATCCTGCAAGCTGACCGGCCTGACCAAGGGACAATCGACCGGAAAATCGATCAACTGGCTGAACTGGATCGGCGGTTGACCCAGAACCGGTTGCAGAGCCGGGTGGCTTCCCGTTCGGTTTTGACCAAGGAGCAGTGGGCCGTGTTGAAAGGGAAAATCGGAAAGGGAATGATGAAACAC
This genomic stretch from Verrucomicrobiia bacterium harbors:
- a CDS encoding Spy/CpxP family protein refolding chaperone; translation: MRRLLVATTVTALVLGLTLTALAQRKKVKTEESKMKAELKLSDEQKQKLQSIHRQSAKERIRLNAERQIAHIELSEILQADRPDQGTIDRKIDQLAELDRRLTQNRLQSRVASRSVLTKEQWAVLKGKIGKGMMKHRQQRIKMFRFHGPRRGFGLGMGPGVPGRRMGDESFEWEEAAPEEAAEFDEFDQFSFLDEPGFEMEFPPLEVEQELEMNFPIPTPSGEGWQ